The Sebaldella sp. S0638 genomic interval AAAGTATCTTCCAAAGGGTGGCGGATCTATATTTACCTTTGAGCTGACAGGAGGTCTGGAAGCTGGGAAAAAGTTTATTGATTCGCTGGAACTGTTTTCTCATCTGGCAAATGTAGCAGATGCTAAGTCTCTGATAATACACCCGGCCAGTACCACGCACAGCCAGCTTACTGAAGATGAACTGAAAGCGTGTAACATAACTCCGGGAATAATAAGAATATCAGTGGGACTGGAGCATATTGACGATATTATAAGTGACTTAAAACAAGCTTTAGATAAAATCTGATAACTGAAAGGATAAAAATGAAAATAAAAGATATATACAAAAATAAAAAAGCTGTATTCTCGTTTGAAATATTTCCTCCAAATGAAAATTTTTCAAGTGAAAAATTATATGAGGTAATAAATGAGTTAAGTACCCAAAATCCTGACTTTATAAGTGTTACGTACGGAGCCGGCGGAACTACGAGAGGCGGAACTATAGAAATAGCATCATATATAAAAAACAAGCTGAATATAGAAACAGTGACCCATCTTACATGTGTAGGAAGCAGAAAAAGCGAAATAGAAAGTTTTTTGGATGAGCTGGAAAGTAATAATATTGAAAATATTCTCGCTTTAAGAGGGGATATCCCAAAAGATAAAGATGAAAATGTATATCATGAAGGAGATTTTTTATATGCCTCTGATCTTGTAAAAGAGATCAGGGCTACAAACAGATTTTCTGTGGGAGGAGCGTTTTATCCAGAAGTTCACCGTGAAAATAATGATTTGATTGATTTATTTAATCTTAAGAAAAAAGTAGACTCAGGAGTAGATTTTCTGGTATCACAAATATTTTTTGACAATGAAAGCTTTCTTGATTTTCGTGATAAAGCTGAGAAAGTGGGTATAAATACACCTTTGGCTGCGGGAATTATTCCTGTGACCAATGCGAAACAAATAAAGAGAATAACATCGCTATGCAATTGTAAAATACCCAAAAAGCTTGAAAAAATACTGAATGCATATGAGGATAACAGCGAGGCAATGTATCAGGCAGGAATAGCTTATGCAACGGAACAGATAATAGAACTCCTTTCGTCAGGAGTGAAGGGAATACATATTTATACAATGAATAAAACCCATGCAGTAAATGAGATATTGAAAAATATAAACAGTATAAGAAAATATTATGAATAATTAAAGGAGAGGAGGATTTTTATGTTGATATTAAATAAAAATATGCCTGTAATAGAGGAGTTAAAAGGTATGGTAAATATAAAGACAAAGGATGGAAAGCTAAATGTATCAAAAAAATCAAAGAAGATTCTGGTGTTGAATTTAATGCCTAACAAAGTAAAAACTGAATACCATATACTCAGACTCCTTAATACAAAGAATTCCGAAGAAGAAATAGAACCGTTTTTTCTGAAACTTGATACTCATAATTACAAAAATATAGATAGTGAGTATCTTGATGAATTTTATGTTTCATTTGAGGAAATAAAAAAACTTGATATCGAAGCAGCCATAATAACAGGTGCGCCCCTTGAAAAAATAAAATTTGAGGAAGTATCATACTGGGAAGAGCTTAAGAAAATATTTGAATTTATTAATAACTTAAAATCCTCTATTTTCATATGCTGGGGTTCTCAGGCAGCACTGTATTATTTTCATGATATACAAAAATATGATTATAATTGTAAGAAATTTGGTGTATTTACTCATAATTGCGAAAACAGCTCAAAGCTTTTTGAAAATCTGAAAAACGAAGATTTCAAAATACCGCACTCAAGGTACACATATGTAAAAAGGGAAGATATCAAGGAAAAAGCAAATCTGGAAATACTTCTTTCGGATGAAACCAATGAGCCTGTTATAATAAAAGACAATAATAAAATATATATATCAGGACATATGGAATATGATAAGTACAATCTGCGTGATGAATATATAAGAGATGTAAATAATAATCTGGATATAAGTATACCGGAAAATTACTTTTTAGATAATAAGCCGGAAAACACACCTGTTTTTTCATGGGAAAAATTTTCGAAAGTTTTTTATTCTAATTGGCTGGCCAGCTTTTGATTTTATTGAATATTATATATATGACGTTTAAGAAAAATTTTATTTATGATATAATAAAGCAATAAATGAAAAAAGGAGTGAAAATTTTGAAGAAATTATTTTTTCTTATGTTTATATTTTTTGGTTTTTGTATTAATGCAGAAAATTTTTTGAGCTATAAAGAGGTATCTGAACCTGAATATTTACTTATTTATGAAGCCAATGGTCTTTTTTTACAGGATGACAACAAAGGAATATCAGTTGAAGTAGAGAACGGAAATTATAAGTTTGTAGATAATGCACAGATAGTATATCTTACAATGAAGAATTCAGTTTTTGACGGGAAAATTTATGTTTATGATAAAAAGACTAATAAACGACTAAGTGTATACAGCTTCAAGAATGGAGTAGAAGATGGGAAATGGATAGAATACGATAAAAATGAAAAACCTGCTTCAATAGATTATATTAAAAATGGTTTGATCATGAAAAGGGAAACTTATGTAAACGGACAACTTGTTCTGACTAGGACTTTTAAAAACGGGATTACTGTGAATCCGTAAATTAATATGAGTTATAGGGGAATTAAAGTATTAAAAAAGACATTTATTAACAAAGTGTCTTTTTTTGAATAAGTGATTACAAATTTTAATATTTTATTCTAAATATAGCTATTGGGAGTATAAAATATATAATAAGAGCAGATATTGACATAAAAAATAATAAATCAAAGGGGGAGATATGAAAGGTGTAAAATTAATGATATGGGATGATTTTGGTCATAGATGTCCTGAATGGATAAATTATCCTAAAGAAAAAGAAATGACATTATCTAAAAAGGCAACAGCAGGAGAAACAGACTTCTTAATAATAGAATTATTGAGCCGAAATTATATTGATTTTTCTAATGGAATGGATGGATGTTTTGAAGACTTCATTGAAAGAAGTAAAAAGGGGATGAGTTTAGGCGGAGGAATAATATTTTATGAAGGGAAAAATGAAATTACTCCAGGGTGTTGTAATGATGGAATTGGAAATTTTAAAGGAATAATAAAAGAGATAAGAGAAAATGAACCAATGATTTGGTTAGGTCATGATCCTTATCCGGTTTTTGAATATTTAGAAAATGAAATAGTGGTATGGGCAGATGATTGTTTAGGAATCTGGGAAGAACCAATAGATAAATCAGGAGTGCTATCAATAATATATGAAAAAAATGACTTGTATAATAAATTGTCAAATCTTGATAATGACGTGAGAGATTTTTTTACACGACCTTTTTATGATAGGATTAATTATTATGATAAAAATTATTCAGATAAATTAGTTGATGTAATACTAACTCAGTTAAAAATAAAGTTATGATAATAAATATATATAATATATAAAAACTATATTTTATTTCTATTTTACTTATGAATATTAATGTACTATAATGAATTATAAAATTACGGGAGTGAAAATAATGACTTTAATATCTTTAAATAATAATTCTATAAATAAAATAAAAGCACATCATCATATTGGCAGAGTTTGAACCTGAAATATTATCGGGAGCAGACTCTTTTTGAACTTATAAATTCAAAATAGTCTGTGCCGGTTTATGAATAGATGGAGAATCTGGGCAGAAATGTCCGGATTTTTTTTTAGAAAGAATTTGAAAGGAGAGCAGAAAATGAAAAAGTTTATAGACAGTCTGAAAGAAGAAGAAAAGATAATTTTGAAACTGAGAAAGCATTATGAACAATACGGCTATAAAAAAATAAAGCTCAGTAAATTTGAAAGTTATGGTTTATATAATGAAAATGCTGATTTTATAAAAACCGAAAATATTATCACATTTATGGCACCTACAGGAAAATTACAGACATTAAGACCTGATGTTACTTTATCTATAGTAAAAAAGTTCGCCAGAGATCAGAAGAAAGAGATGGAAAAGCTGTATTACATAGAAAATATTTACAGGCTTTCAAAAGAAGATCTGGAGTATAAGGAATTGAATCAAATAGGCGTGGAGATACTTGGCGAGTCAGACGGTTACTCAGACTTTGAAATAATTAATCTTGCAGTAGAAAGTCTGGAACTGATAAATAAGAATTTTATACTGGATATTTCAAATATCAATTATCTGTCAGGATTATTCGAGGAAATGAAATTAGGTTATACTTTGGAAAAAGAGGTTCTTCTGAATATCCAGCATAAAAATGTACATGATTTGAAAAGGATTCTCACAAGAGAGAATGTAGAACCGAAATATAAGGAAATTCTAATAAAAATCCCATATTTATCAGGTAAATTTAATAGTGTAATAGAGGAAGCCGAAAAGCTTGTAATGAACGACAAAATGCAAAATGCTTTGGAAGAATTGAAAATACTGAGTCAGGGATTTCCTGAAAAGATAAAAAACGGAAAGATTCTGCTGGATTTTTCCATAGTAAACAGTCTTGATTATTATAATGGCCTTATCTTTCACGGGTATATAGAAAATAACCCGAAAATAATATTATCGGGCGGGAATTATGATAAATTGGTTGAGAAATATGATAAAAATAAAGGAGCAACAGGATTTGCCATCTATCTGGATGAACTGTCAGGAAAATATAAAATGGAAAAAGAATATGATTTTGATATCCTGATATTGTATAAAGACGGTGATTATGCAAAACTGCTGAATATTGTAAAAGATTATATAAAACAAGGGCTTACTATAAGAACTGAAAAATACAGGGAAGATTTCAGTACAAATTTTAAATATAAAGAAAAATATATTTTTGAAAATAACAGGCTCAGTGGAAAGGAGTAAATGTGTTAAATATAGCGCTGCCTAAAGGAAGGCTTGGAGATAAGACATACAGCTTATTTGAAAAAATAGGATACAAATGTGATGAATTAACCGAAGACAGCAGAAAACTTATTTTTGAGAATAAGGAGAAAAATATACGATACTTGCTTGTGAAACCGTCAGATGTAGGAATATACGTAGAGAAAGGTGCCGCAGACATAGGTGTGGTAGGGAAAGATATACTTTTAGAGAATGAATATGATATTTATGAACTCTTGGATCTGAAACTGGGAATATGTAAAATATCAGTTGCAGCCCTTGCAGGATATAAAGAGGATACGGAAAGAAAGCTTAGGGTAGCTACAAAGTATGTAAATACTGCCAAAAAGTATTATTCTTCATTGAACAGAGAAACAGATATAATAAAATTAAACGGTTCCATAGAACTGGCACCTATTCTGGAGCTTTCAGACGTAATAGTGGATATAGTGGAAACAGGAAATACTCTGAAAGAAAATAATCTGAAAGTAATAAATGATATTGAAGATATAAGCGCAAGGTTTATTGCAAATAAGACAAGTTATAAATTTAAAAATGAAGAGATAAAAAATATAGAAAAAAAACTAAGGGAGGTAATATGATAAAGACAATAAGATACAGCAGTGATACTGAACTGAGTGAGATATTTCCCAGAAGTCAGTTTGAATATGAAGATATTAACAAAAAAGTAAGAGATATAATAGAAGATGTAAAAGCTAACGGAGATAAAGCCCTCTATAAATACAGCGAGATGTTTGATGTAAAACTGGAGAGTCTTGTGGTAAGCAGCGAAGAGATAGAGGAAGCCTATAACAGAATTGATGAAGAATTCAAAGTGGTTTTACTTACAGCTGCTGAAAATATAAGAAAATTTCATGAAAAACAAGTCAGAAATAATTTTTTTATGAACGGAGAAGATGGAATTCTATTGGGACAAATGATAAATCCTATAGAAAAAGCCGGTATTTATATTCCCGGAGGAACGGCATCTTATCCATCTACAGTATTAATGAATGTGATACCTGCCAAGATAGCCGGCGTAGAAGAGATAATCCTTGTAACTCCGCCCAATAAAGCCGGAAAAATAGAAGATTCCATTCTTGCAGCTGCTAAAATAGCCGGAGCAGATAGAATATTTAAAATAGGGGGAGCACAGTCAATAGCAGCTTTAAGCTATGGTACTGAAACTATTCCAAAAGTATATAAAATAACAGGCCCTGGTAACATATATGTAGCTATGGCAAAGAAAATGGTTTATGGTGAAGTAGATATAGATATGGTGGCAGGGCCAAGCGAAATACTGGTAATTGCCGATGAGAACGCCATACCTGAAAATGTGGCTGCTGATCTGCTGTCACAGGCTGAGCATGACAAACTTGCTGCAAGTGTTTTGGTTACATCAAGTGAAGACCTTGCCGAAAAGGTAAGGATCGAACTGGAAAAACAGCTTGAAAAACTGCCAAGAAGAGAAACAGCAGAAGAATCATTGAAAAATAATGGAAGAATCATAATAACAAATACAATAGAAGATGCTGTAAAAATCAGCAATGAAATAGCACCGGAACATTTGGAACTTTGTGTAAGCGATCCGTTTTCCATCCTTGGAAAAATAAAGAATGCAGGTTCTATATTTTTAGGGAATAATACTCCAGAAGCATTGGGTGATTATCTTGCAGGACCGAATCATACACTGCCTACAAGCGGAACGGCAAAGTTTTCTTCGCCGCTGTCTGTAGATGACTTTATAAAGAAATCTTCTGTAATATACTATACTAAAGAAGCACTGGAAAAAGTAAAAGACAAAGTAATATGCTTTGCAGAAAAAGAAGGACTCAGCGCACATGCGGAGTCGGTAAGAATAAGAGTTGAAGGTGGTAAAAAATGAGCAGATTCTGGAATAATAAAGTAAAAGAGCTGGTTCCTTACACTCCGGGCGAACAGCCGAAAGACAAAAAATATATAAAACTGAATACAAATGAGTTTCCTTATTCACCGTCTCCAATGGTGGAAGATATAATAAAAAATTATGATTTTGAAGATTTGCGGCTGTATCCTGACCCTGATGTATCTGAACTAAAAAACGAAATTGCTTCATTCTATAATCTTGATACAGAAAATATATTCATAGGAAATGGTTCAGACGAAATTCTGGCTTTTGCTTTTATGACATATTTTAACAGCGGGGATAAAATATATTATCCGAATATAACATACAGCTTTTATCCTGTATATTCTGACTTATTTAATCTGAATCCGGAGACAATTCCTCTGAATGAAAGTTTTGAGATAGAGACTGATGATTATGAAAATCTAAACGGAGGAATAATTCTGGCTAATCCCAATGCCCCTACGAGTATTGCCTTGGTAAAGGGAGATATAGAAAAAATTATAGCTGCTAATAAAGATAATGTAGTAATAATTGATGAAGCATATATAGATTTCGGAGGAGAATCCGTATTGGATCTGATAAATAAATATGATAATCTGCTGGTTGTCCAGACATTTTCAAAATCAAGGGCGCTTGCCGGAATGCGTCTGGGCTTTGCAGCGGGAAATAAAGAGCTTATAAACGGTCTGGATAAGGTAAAGTTTTCTTTTAATTCTTATACAATTAACAGATTGTCCATAAAAGCCGGTGCAGCAGCTGTGAGAGACAGGGAATATTTCAAAAAAACAGTTGAAACACTTGTGAAAACAAGAGAAAAAACAAAAGTAGTTTTGAAGGAATATGGTTTTTTTGTTCCTGACTCTAAGGCAAACTTTCTATTTGTGAGTCATAACAGAATTTCCGGGGAAGAATTGTATCTAAGACTGAAAGATGAAGGAATTCTGGTAAGGTACTTCAAAAAGCCCAAAATAGACAATTTCATAAGGATAACTATAGGAACTGAAAAAGAGATGGAAATATTTACTGAAAAAATAAAAGAAATTTTAAAATAATTATTTTGAATATAATTTAGAAAAATGCTGGGAGGAATCGCCTTGAGAGAGACAATAATAGAAAGAAAGACCAATGAAACAGATATAAAGGTAAAACTAAATCTGGACGGAACAGGAAAATATAAAAATGATACAAAAATAGGATTTCTTAATCATATGCTTGATTTATTTGCAAAACACGGAAGATTTGATATGGAAGTTATCTGTAACGGAGATGTTGATGTAGACTATCATCACTCTGTGGAGGATATAGGAATAGTAATTGGAAAATGTTTTGCTGATATACTTGGGGATATAAGGGGAATAAAGAGATACGGGAATTTCTACATGCCGATGGATGAGGCTTTGACTCTGGCGGCAATAGATGTATGCGGACGTTCATATTTAAAATTTGATGTAGATATTCCTACACAAAAAGTAGGAAGTTTTGATACGGAACTGGTAAAGGAATTCTTTCTTGGCTTTACAAGAGGGATAGAAGCTACAATACATATAAAGACTTTCTACGGAGAAAATTCTCATCACATAATAGAATCTGTATTTAAAGGATTTGCAAGAGCTATGGCACAGGCAGTGGAGATCGATGAGAAATTTAAGGATGAGATATTGTCTACAAAGGGAGTGTTAGCATGATAGCTGTAGTTGATTACGGTGTAGGGAATTTATTCTCGTTAAAATCATCGCTTGATTATACAGGACTTCAAAATATATTTACAAATAATGAAGAAGAAATAAGAAATGCAGATGCTTTGATACTTCCCGGAGTGGGAGCTTTCAGGGATGCGATAGATATTCTCAATAAGACAGGACTGGGAAACGTGGTAAAAGAGGAAGCCGGGAAAGGAAAAAAAGTATTGGGAATATGTCTCGGCATGCAGCTTTTATTTGACAGGAGTCATGAATATGGTGATTATAAAGGGCTTGGACTTATAAAAGGAGATGTAGTTGCCATGAAAGATAATATTGAAAATAAAAAGCTGAAAATTCCGCATATGGGCTGGAATAGTCTCGAATTTTTTAAGGAAGATGAGATTTTGAAATATATAAATGAGGGTGAATATGTATATTATGTGCATTCATATTATGCCAAAAACTGTGATGAATCTGTAATTGCCTGTTCGGATTATGAGATAAAGATACCCGGAATAGTAAAAAGCAATAATATTTACGGCATACAGTTCCACCCTGAAAAGAGCGGGAAAACAGGATTAAATATATTAAAAGCTTTTGGGGAGATGATATAAATGGTAATATTTCCGGCAATAGATCTGAAAAACGGGGAAGCAGTGAGACTAACACAGGGAGACTATAATCAGGTAAAGGTATATTTCAAAAATCCCGAAGAAGTCCTTGAATTTTTTAAGAAAAATAACAGCAGTCATCTTCACATAGTTGATCTTGACGGGGCAAGCAGCGGTAAAACAGAGAATTTTGATACTATAAAAAAACTTGTAGAAAACAGCGACTTTTTTATTCAGGTCGGTGGTGGAATCAGGAACGAAGAAAGAATAAAAAGGTATTTGGAACTTGGAGTCAGCAGGGTGATATTAGGAACAGCAGCAATTGAAAATCCTGAATTTCTGGTAGAAATGGTTCATAAATACAGAGATAAGATAGCAGTTTCAGTAGATGCACACGATCAGAAAGTAGCAGTAAACGGTTGGAAAGAAGTAAAGTCAATAGATTCTTTTGAATTCTGCAAAACATTATCGGACATTGGGGTTGGTAATATTATCTATACTGATATTTCCAAAGACGGAAAAATGAGCGGAACAAATATTGAGATATATAGAAGATTAAGCAAAGAAATAAAGTCAAAAATAACAGCTTCCGGAGGAATAACATATAAAGAAGAAATAAGCGAACTGAAATCTTTAAATATATACGGGGCAATAGTAGGAAAAGCTATATACGAGAATACTCTGAATCTGGAAGAGATTATAGGAATAGCCAAATAAATTCAGGAGGAAGTCTGATGATAACAAAAAGAATAGTTCCCTGTCTTGATGTAAGGGACGGAAGAGTAGTAAAGGGAAAAAATTTTAAAGGGATTCAAGATGTAGATGATCCTGTGGAACTTGCAAAATTTTATAACGAGTCTGGTGCTGATGAGCTGGTATTTTATGATATAACTGCTTCCTTTGAAAAGAGGGGAATCTTTATAGATGTATTAAAAAATGTAGCTAAAGAAGTATTTATTCCGCTGACAGTAGGCGGAGGAATAAATAGTGTAGATGATTTTGATGCAGTATTAAAAGCCGGTGCTGACAAAGTAAGTGTAAATTCCGGAGCTGTAAAGAATCCTGATCTCATCAGGGAAGCTGCTGAAAAATACGGGAATCAATGTGTTGTTTTGTCAATTGATATAAAAAGAGTAGATGGAAGATACTGTGTTTTTTCTAACGGCGGAAGGATAAATACAGGAATAGATGCAATAGAATGGGCTGAACTGGGAGAGAAAAACGGTGCAGGCGAACTGGTAGTTAATAGTATAGATACAGATGGAGTAAGGAACGGTTTTGATCTGGAATTATTAAAAGATATAAGCCAAAATCTGAGTATACCGGTAATAGCTTCAGGCGGCGCAGGTTCGATGGAACATTTCAGGGATGTATTTATGCTGGACGGAGTAGATGCCGGACTGGCTGCTTCTATATTTCACTTTAAAGAAATAGATATAATGGATTTGAAAAGATATTTGAAAAATAATAATATAGTAGTAAGAATATAGGAGGAAATATGGTATTATATAATAACATAAAGGAACTAAAGTTTGACAAAAACGGTCTTATGCCTGCAGTGGTTCAGGATTATTATACAAAAGAAATTCTGACTGTAGCATATATGAATTCCCAAAGTCTGGAAATCACTATTAAAGAGGGAAAAACATGCTTTTACAGCAGAAGCAGACGGGAACTCTGGAGAAAGGGCGAAACTTCAGGTAATTATCAGCATGTAGTCAGTATAAAATCTGATTGTGATAATGATTCTCTTGTAATAGAAGTGATCAAGGATGGACCGGCATGTCACACAGGAACAGAATCTTGCTTTAATAATTTACTTTTCAAAACTCGTGAGGAAAATTTTACTATTAAAAAACTGTATGATTTGATAAAAGAAAGAAAAACAAGTAATACAGAAAATTCTTATACTTCTTATTTATTTGAAAAAGGTCTGGATAAAATACTGAAAAAAATTGGAGAAGAGTGTACCGAAGTAATAATAGGTGCCAAAAATTCCGGAAACGAAGAACTTATATATGAACTTGCAGATCTTACTTATCACTCAATGGTTCTTATGATAGAAAAAGGCATTACTCTTAATGATATAAAAGCAGAATTAGAAAGAAGGCAGGTAGTCGACAAGAAGGTGAAACAGGAAAAGATGAAATAAAGGAGGTAATATGAAATTTTTATCAAACTTGCATACTCATACACTTTACTGTGATGGTAATAATGAAGCTGAGGACTATATAAAAAAAGCAATAGAACTGGGATTTGTGAGTATCGGCTTTTCAGGTCATTCATACATTGCGGGAAATCTTGGTGAGGGCTGGTGCATGAGTGAAGAAGGAACTTTGGAATACATAAAAGAACTAAAGAATTTAAAAGAAAAATACAAAGATAAAATCGAAGTTTATATTGGTCTGGAAACAGATTACTATTCCGGTTATAAAAAAGATATAAAGGGTAAATTATCTCTGGACTATACTTTGGGATCTGTCCATTTAATAAAAAATGAAACTAACGGTAAATACTACAGTATTGACAGTTCGCCGGAAATAACCGAAGAGGGAATAAAAGCTTTCGGGGGAGTAAATAACTATATAAAAAAATATTACGATACATTATTAAAAATGATTGTGGAACAGGAGCCGGACATTATCGGCCATATCGATCTTGTAAAAAAGTTTAATTCTGGAAACAGATATTTTGATGAAACTGAAGATTGGTATGTAAATCTGATTAACGAAACTCTTGATAAAATAAAAAATACTAATTCTATAATTGAGATTAATACCGGGGCTATGTCAAGAGGGTGGACAGACTTTCCTTATCCGTCTAAGTTTATTCTGGAACTTATTCTGAAGAAGGATATTCCGATAACACTAAATTCTGATGTGCATTCAGTAGAAAATATAGATTATTATTTTGATGAATCTATGGAAGTAGTAAAGGAAACAGGATTCAAAAAAATGAAAATTTTGAAAGGATCAAAATTTCAGGATATTGAAGTAAAATAGTATCCTGAATGTTTTGATATAACAAAATATAATTTTTTTATTATATAAATTTTACAAAAAGGAGAGTAGTAGAAATGGAAAATGAAAGATACGAACTTAACAAAAATCTGGCTCAAATGCTGAAAGGCGGAGTTA includes:
- the hisIE gene encoding bifunctional phosphoribosyl-AMP cyclohydrolase/phosphoribosyl-ATP diphosphatase HisIE; the encoded protein is MVLYNNIKELKFDKNGLMPAVVQDYYTKEILTVAYMNSQSLEITIKEGKTCFYSRSRRELWRKGETSGNYQHVVSIKSDCDNDSLVIEVIKDGPACHTGTESCFNNLLFKTREENFTIKKLYDLIKERKTSNTENSYTSYLFEKGLDKILKKIGEECTEVIIGAKNSGNEELIYELADLTYHSMVLMIEKGITLNDIKAELERRQVVDKKVKQEKMK
- the hisJ gene encoding histidinol-phosphatase HisJ; protein product: MKFLSNLHTHTLYCDGNNEAEDYIKKAIELGFVSIGFSGHSYIAGNLGEGWCMSEEGTLEYIKELKNLKEKYKDKIEVYIGLETDYYSGYKKDIKGKLSLDYTLGSVHLIKNETNGKYYSIDSSPEITEEGIKAFGGVNNYIKKYYDTLLKMIVEQEPDIIGHIDLVKKFNSGNRYFDETEDWYVNLINETLDKIKNTNSIIEINTGAMSRGWTDFPYPSKFILELILKKDIPITLNSDVHSVENIDYYFDESMEVVKETGFKKMKILKGSKFQDIEVK